One Chitinophagaceae bacterium C216 genomic window carries:
- the hisI gene encoding Histidine biosynthesis bifunctional protein HisIE — MTPDFSKYADGLIPVIIQDVDTLEVLMLGFMNEEAYNKTQAEGKVTFYSRSKQRLWTKGETSGNFLLVKEILLDCDQDTLLIKAVPQGPTCHTGDISCFGKANDTFSLQQLEKVIIDRKNNPLEKSYTASLFAKGINKIAQKVGEEAVEIVIEAKDNNKDLFLGEAADLMFHYLVLLQAKGFTLQDVIRVLESRHNK, encoded by the coding sequence ATGACACCAGATTTTTCTAAATATGCAGACGGACTTATCCCCGTCATCATTCAGGATGTAGACACGCTTGAAGTACTAATGTTGGGTTTTATGAACGAAGAAGCGTATAATAAAACTCAAGCTGAAGGCAAAGTAACTTTTTATAGCCGTAGCAAACAACGTTTATGGACTAAGGGCGAAACTTCAGGTAATTTTCTTCTAGTAAAAGAAATATTACTCGACTGCGATCAGGATACTTTACTAATTAAGGCGGTACCGCAAGGTCCCACCTGTCACACCGGAGATATCAGCTGTTTTGGCAAGGCGAATGACACTTTTTCTTTGCAACAATTGGAAAAAGTCATTATCGACCGTAAAAACAATCCCTTAGAAAAATCTTACACAGCCTCTCTGTTTGCAAAAGGCATTAACAAAATTGCACAGAAAGTGGGTGAAGAAGCCGTAGAAATTGTTATTGAGGCTAAAGACAATAATAAAGATCTTTTCCTGGGAGAGGCTGCCGATCTTATGTTTCACTATCTTGTATTACTCCAAGCCAAAGGGTTTACATTGCAGGATGTGATCAGAGTTTTAGAGAGCAGACACAATAAATAG
- the hisF gene encoding Imidazole glycerol phosphate synthase subunit HisF produces MLAKRIIPCLDIKDGRTVKGTNFVDLRDAGDPVELAIRYSQEGADELVFLDITATVDKRKTLATLVRNIATHINIPFTVGGGINTVEDVSVLLENGADKISVNTSAVRNPQLISALAKNFGSQCVVVAIDIKIIDGIWKVVTHGGRTPTPLVATEWVKECYNLGAGEILLTSMENDGTKAGFAVDITATISQSVNIPVIASGGAGTIEHFEEVFTQGHADAALAASIFHFKEVEIRALKEYLHSKNISVRL; encoded by the coding sequence ATGCTGGCAAAACGTATCATACCTTGTTTGGATATTAAAGACGGACGTACTGTAAAAGGCACCAATTTCGTAGACCTGCGCGATGCCGGTGATCCGGTAGAATTGGCCATTCGATATAGCCAGGAAGGAGCAGACGAGCTAGTATTTCTGGACATTACCGCCACTGTAGATAAGCGCAAGACTCTAGCTACACTAGTACGAAATATTGCTACACATATCAACATACCCTTTACAGTGGGTGGTGGTATTAATACGGTAGAAGATGTATCAGTGCTATTAGAGAATGGTGCTGACAAAATATCCGTGAACACTTCAGCCGTTAGGAACCCGCAACTCATCAGTGCTCTTGCCAAAAACTTCGGTAGCCAGTGTGTAGTAGTAGCTATTGACATCAAGATTATCGATGGCATATGGAAAGTAGTAACCCACGGAGGCCGCACGCCTACCCCGCTGGTGGCTACGGAGTGGGTAAAGGAATGCTACAATTTGGGAGCAGGCGAAATATTGTTGACTTCCATGGAGAATGACGGTACCAAAGCAGGATTTGCGGTGGACATTACTGCTACTATCAGCCAGTCGGTAAATATTCCTGTAATTGCTTCAGGTGGCGCGGGTACTATCGAACATTTTGAAGAAGTGTTTACCCAAGGACACGCTGATGCGGCTTTAGCAGCAAGTATTTTTCACTTTAAAGAAGTGGAGATTCGTGCATTAAAAGAATACTTACACTCAAAAAATATATCGGTACGTTTATAG
- the hisA gene encoding 1-(5-phosphoribosyl)-5-[(5-phosphoribosylamino)methylideneamino] imidazole-4-carboxamide isomerase, which produces MQIIPAIDIIEGKCVRLSKGDYSQKKVYNERPLEVAKRFEDAGLERLHLVDLDGAKAGEVKNWKVLEQIAGKTSLKIDFSGGISSDKSVEIAFNSGATYAAIGSIAVKNELLLMQWVARYGADKFILGADVLDEKIQVKGWTEATDIHIIDFISNYSKKGIQQFFCTDISRDGLLQGSALDLYKKVLSEISNIQLIASGGVSSLKDLEDLKAAGCYGAIVGKAIYEGKINIADLKSDF; this is translated from the coding sequence ATGCAAATCATTCCTGCAATAGATATTATAGAAGGCAAGTGCGTACGTCTTAGTAAAGGAGACTATAGTCAGAAGAAAGTGTATAACGAACGCCCACTGGAGGTAGCAAAAAGATTTGAAGATGCCGGTCTCGAGCGACTGCATCTCGTAGATCTGGATGGCGCCAAAGCCGGTGAAGTAAAAAACTGGAAAGTATTAGAACAAATTGCCGGTAAAACTTCATTAAAAATTGATTTCAGCGGCGGTATCAGCAGTGATAAAAGCGTAGAGATCGCTTTTAATTCTGGTGCCACATATGCAGCTATCGGTAGTATTGCGGTAAAAAATGAATTATTACTGATGCAATGGGTCGCCCGCTATGGAGCAGATAAATTTATTCTGGGAGCAGATGTGTTAGATGAAAAAATTCAGGTTAAAGGGTGGACTGAGGCTACGGATATCCATATTATCGACTTTATCAGTAACTATAGTAAGAAAGGTATTCAGCAGTTTTTCTGTACTGATATCAGTAGAGATGGGTTATTGCAAGGCAGTGCTCTTGACTTGTATAAAAAAGTACTAAGCGAGATTAGCAACATTCAGCTGATTGCAAGTGGTGGCGTAAGTTCCCTGAAAGATCTAGAAGACCTAAAAGCTGCCGGATGCTATGGAGCCATTGTAGGGAAAGCTATTTACGAAGGGAAAATTAATATTGCTGACTTGAAATCTGATTTTTAA
- the hisH gene encoding Imidazole glycerol phosphate synthase subunit HisH yields MNVVIVKYNAGNIQSVLFALERLGVTAVVTDDKEQILSADKIIFPGVGEASTAMNYLKQRSLDKVITSAKQPLLGICLGMQLLCNYSEENNTECLGIFNTQVKRFTNTDLANPLKIPQIGWNNISITDNPLFRNVKDGSYCYFVHSYYAEINESSIATTHYGIEFSCALNKDNFYGVQFHPEKSAETGEQILKNFLAL; encoded by the coding sequence ATGAACGTTGTTATTGTAAAATATAATGCCGGCAATATCCAGTCAGTACTTTTTGCATTGGAACGATTGGGCGTGACAGCGGTGGTTACCGATGATAAGGAGCAAATTTTATCCGCCGATAAAATTATTTTTCCCGGTGTAGGCGAAGCAAGCACGGCTATGAATTACCTAAAACAAAGGAGTCTGGATAAAGTCATCACATCCGCCAAGCAGCCGCTGTTGGGCATCTGCCTGGGTATGCAATTGCTTTGCAATTACAGTGAGGAAAACAATACGGAATGTCTAGGCATCTTCAACACACAGGTTAAACGTTTTACAAACACAGACCTGGCCAATCCTTTGAAGATACCCCAAATCGGCTGGAACAATATTTCCATAACCGATAATCCGCTTTTTAGAAATGTAAAGGATGGCAGCTATTGCTATTTTGTGCACAGCTATTATGCTGAAATAAATGAAAGTTCCATCGCAACGACGCACTACGGCATTGAGTTTAGTTGCGCGCTGAACAAAGACAATTTTTACGGGGTACAGTTCCACCCCGAGAAAAGTGCTGAAACCGGAGAACAGATATTAAAAAACTTCCTTGCATTATAA
- the hisB gene encoding Histidine biosynthesis bifunctional protein HisB, translated as MKKVLFIDRDGTLVNEAPPTYQLDSIEKITFYPGMFTWMGKIAREMDFELVMVTNQDGLGTDKFPEETFWPYHNLIMRNLENEGIHFSEVLIDKTFPEENASTRKPNTGLLTKYINNPEYDLAGSFVIGDRITDIQLAKNLGCKGIWLNLDENLGAGEISDSLKELEQTIALKTKSWEDIYAYLQLKARRVKHSRYTNETKIDIEINLDGTGICEIETGLGFFDHMLHQLGRHSGIDLKIVTKGDLHIDEHHTIEDTAIALGEAFHLALGNKKGIERYGFLLPMDDCLAQVAIDFGGRPWLVWDASFKREKIGEMPTEMFYHFFKSFSDAAKCNLNIKAEGDNEHHKIEAIFKGLAKAIKMAIKRTPGNEQLPSTKGVL; from the coding sequence CTATCAGCTGGACTCCATCGAAAAAATTACATTCTACCCGGGGATGTTTACCTGGATGGGAAAAATAGCGCGGGAAATGGATTTTGAGCTGGTGATGGTTACCAATCAGGATGGTCTGGGTACTGATAAATTTCCTGAAGAAACCTTCTGGCCTTACCACAACCTTATTATGCGTAATCTGGAGAATGAGGGCATTCATTTTTCAGAAGTGCTAATAGATAAAACCTTCCCCGAAGAAAATGCGTCTACCAGAAAACCGAACACTGGATTGCTGACCAAATACATCAATAATCCTGAATACGATTTAGCAGGGTCTTTTGTAATCGGTGACCGTATTACAGATATACAATTGGCTAAAAACCTAGGCTGTAAGGGCATCTGGCTGAACCTAGATGAAAATCTCGGTGCCGGAGAAATTTCAGACAGCCTGAAAGAATTGGAACAAACAATTGCACTGAAAACAAAAAGCTGGGAAGACATCTATGCTTATTTGCAGTTGAAGGCAAGAAGAGTTAAGCACAGCCGATACACTAACGAAACGAAGATTGATATTGAAATCAATCTCGATGGTACTGGCATTTGTGAAATTGAAACGGGATTAGGTTTTTTCGATCACATGTTGCATCAACTAGGAAGACATAGTGGTATCGACCTCAAAATAGTTACCAAAGGAGATTTACACATAGATGAACATCATACAATTGAAGATACAGCTATTGCATTAGGCGAAGCCTTTCATCTGGCGCTCGGCAATAAAAAGGGTATTGAGCGTTACGGTTTCTTATTACCTATGGATGACTGCCTAGCACAAGTCGCAATCGATTTTGGTGGTAGGCCTTGGCTGGTATGGGATGCATCATTCAAACGCGAAAAAATTGGAGAAATGCCAACGGAGATGTTTTATCATTTCTTTAAATCATTCAGTGATGCGGCAAAGTGTAATTTAAACATTAAAGCAGAAGGTGATAACGAGCATCATAAGATTGAGGCTATCTTCAAAGGGCTTGCCAAAGCGATCAAAATGGCTATCAAAAGAACTCCCGGCAATGAACAGTTGCCCAGTACCAAAGGGGTGCTTTAA